The Drosophila yakuba strain Tai18E2 chromosome X, Prin_Dyak_Tai18E2_2.1, whole genome shotgun sequence DNA segment CGGCTTATAATTTCTTCGAAAAAATGACATCGAAGAAATCTTCAAGGAAGTCATCGGTCTCGTGTTCCTTGTCGACCTCGTCGAGTAACTTCTTCAATCTTCGCAAGAGATCCTTGTCCTTTTCGAGGGCATCCAGCACCTTTTCAGCATCGCTTTTCAATAAGCCCAGCTTACGTAGTAAACGTATCACACGCCTCTCAAATGGCGTGAAGGACTGACGTGTGGATACCCTGTATTGCAAAAGTTCCACAGAATCCGGTCTTGGTTCCGGCAACGTCAGCTGCCCGGCATGGTCCTTAGAAATTCGCAGTCCATAGAATTGATTATCCCGATCGAAAGTCGAACCAGAAGCGGCCAAAAAGAGCAAGAATCCCAGGATATGCAAGTACTGCATTTTTAAAAGCTGTGCAAGTGAATGTTGTGCCACTTCTACTTATATGCACTTTCAACAGTGCACttatcagcaaaaacaaatgaacTCAGGTTCAATTAGCGATAGCTCCACACTGATTTATGTGGAAACCGTGACTTTAGTTTAGGTATTTTCCCAAGAAAAGTCTTCATTTTCTGCTGATATCATATTAGaaattttaagcaaataacataaattactTTGAAATGATAAAATCACAGTGGCACGGCGTGTTTCCGTCACAAAACTATTCAAACGCAAATCACAAACGACTTTCATATATATTCCATATCAAACTTTATACCAACAACGAGATGGACAACTGCGACCATTCGAGTTCGGAGGAGCAGCGCGAACGCGTGGACAACGCCATTCTGACCGCCATGGAGGATCTGGATCGGGACTATCTGCGCAAGCTGCAGATCGAGATGCACACCTGTGCGACCGCCTGTtgtgcggatgcggatgcgaatgcggaGGCGGTGGAGCGGTGCGTGGACCGCTGCCAGATCCGCTTGACCCGAGCCCGCTGCTTCGTGCAGCAGGGCATATCCGACTTTGAGAATCGCCTGGAGAAGTGCATCCAGCAGTGTCGCCTCCATGGATCTGCCTATGGCTCGGAACGTTGCTCCAGCAACTGTGTGGATAGTCATGTGGGTTCGCTGCCCGAGATGCTCAGGGCTATGCGGGATACCCTGGAAAAGGGTGTTTAACATTCATTgtttttcaaatgaaattcgTTGGTTTGAATCAAGTATTTTGTGATATATGTACCTTCGTAAATTTAAACGCTTCCAACATTTAACTTTATCTTTCATTTAtaagtttaagttttattATGTAGTCGTAACAGCAGTCGCCAATCGGGCGAGTAAACGTTTATCGATTTGTTTACCAATTCAATCGATTATGCTGCAATTTTTGGTGACCCAAAAACACGCTTTTTATAAAGCAATTACGAAGGGGCACTGGCAGTTGTATAGTGAGTGTGTATGGCCCAAAAGCAATACAGTCCACAAATTATTCATACGAACATGTCCGTATGGGCTGTGATTTATTCAGCAACATACAGAAAAACGTGCCGCATGTAAATCCTACCAATTGATACGACAATAGCAATAATCTCCCCGTCACGCCCAATGTGGCATACTTTCAGGCACAGTCACATCAAACGGCGCACAactgcagtggcagtggcagtggcagtggatGTGGAAGAACGAACCAGAAAGCGGCAGACACAAGGAGGTCTTCAAATTGGTTCAAAGCTAGAGAAAGAAGTCAgcattatttgaaaaatgcatCTACGAGCTGTCCATCAATGAGTGCGCCGTAATCACCGCCAATTGGAGCAGTTTCAAGGAAATTGGTCAGCGTTGCTTCTACCTGGACAATCGATAACTAATTGCGAGGGTATACTTATATGTATGAGAACGATAAAATTAtcgaaataattgattttcttAGTTTAAGATGGAGTAACGAAATATAGTAGCCTGGCCTACATCTAATCACATAAATATGATAGTATTAAGATTTCATGTTCACCGATAAGCAAAAATCGATACTTATCGATTCTACCGATACATAATTGCGCTAAGTGAAACATAAAATCGCCCCCACACTCGGCACTCAAAAGAGAACGGACTGCGGACTGTGAAGCGGTATCGACCCATCGACGATTACCGATGACCAAGTATACCCCCCTGTCTCCCCCCAGAACctaactgaactgaactgaactgaactgaactgaactgaactgaactgtcCATCAAGGGGCAATCAGACTGGAGTGTACGGAGGTGTGTTTGACAGATATAGGTGTGCAGACAAAAGCAATCGGCATGTCAGTTGAGCAGTTTAAAGAGCACAGGCATCGGCATCGTTGGTTGGAGTTTGGCGTTTGGCGTTTGGCGTTTGGGGGAAATTATGGGCTGCTAGACAATGGCAGCGGGCGTCTAGCGAAATGTTTTCGCAttattcaaatgaaatgctCTTTATTGTCTGCCAGTCGTATCGTACCAGCAatagcaccaccaccaccaccaccaccaccaccaccaccaccaccaccaacaacaacaacaacagcaacatcagcaacagcaatcaAACAAATCAGAAAGAAAACCCCAATGgaagcaaaaaacaaatgtCCATGGAggataatacaaaaaaaaaaattatcacCTGCATACAACGAGAAAAATTAGTCATTTCTCACAAAAAAATGCGATTAGAAGGAGCAACattaaaagaagaaaagacGCCAAAATCGGATTGTTCTTGAGTTGCAGCTACCGAAAATGTAAAACTATGAGGGAGGTCCTAAAAAATCTAAGTTTTAATGAATATGAAAAGTTTATTTGCGCAATtcaatacatttaattaataatgttttttgAAGTTCTCCAAGTGCGAAGTTGCAGCTTCAGAAAATGTGAAACTATCTATAGGAAAGCTTCTAAAAATCTAAATTTGGATTAATATGAAAATGTTATTTGCGTAATTCAATACATTTgattaataatgttttttgAAGTTCTCAAAACGCAGAGTTGCAGCtaccaaaaatgtaaaactatGAGGGAGGTCCTAAAAAATCTAAGTTTTAATGAATATGAAAAGGTTATTTGCGTAATtcaatacatttaattaatagtGTTTTTGGAAGTTCTCCACGTGCAGATTTGCAGCTTCAGAAAATGTGAAAACAAAGGAAAGCTTCTAAAAATCTAAATTTGGATTAATATGAAAATGTTATTTGCGTAATTCAATACATTTgattaataatgttttttgAAGTTCTCAAAACGCAGAGTTGCAGCtaccaaaaatgtaaaactatGAGGGAGGTCCTAAAAAATCTAAGTTTTAATGAATATGAAAAGGTTATTTGCGTAATtcaatacatttaattaatagtGTTTTTGGAAGTTCTCCACGTGCAGATTTGCAGCTTCAGAAAATGTAAAACTATCTATAGGAATGCTTCTAAGAATCTAAATTTGGATTAATATGAAAAAGTTATTTGCGTAATtcaatacatttaattaataatgtttttggaAGTTCTTCACGTGCAGATTTGAAGTTTCAGAAAATGTGAAAACAAAGGAAAGCTTCTAAAAATCTAAATTTGGATTAATATGAAAATGTTATTTGCGTAATtcaatacatttaattaataatgttTTATGAAGTTCTCCACGTGCACACATCTCCACTCAATCGGACATTGATTAGAACAAAGAGGCAGCCAGGGAAGTGCAGGAATTGCAAGTTGCAAACTTCGTTCTGCTTATCGTCGTATGtcgaaatcaaattgaatgcGTGGGCTCCTATGTGCATATACCCTTATatatagataaatatatatagatatatatgtacgtagaTGGGCAGCCAACAAATGCACTTCCCACTTACCATATACACATGTAACTTCCTGGAATGAGAACTCCATGTACTTGCTGCATAAAGTTAAATTGCTTTTCTAAGAACAAAGTATGCCAAATTCTAACACAAATTCGTGTTTAAAATGTGGGTAGCCACTTAACTTGAGGCATTTCAAGGTAATTTTTGGTATTACTGCCGACATTTCTGCATTCGGTATGCAGAGTctcttaatattttaaagatcTTCTAACTTTTAATGCTGCCGTACGCCGCAAAAAGCCCAATCGAGATTCATCGTTTTTTCGCAGACAATTTCGCGAAAATTGGT contains these protein-coding regions:
- the LOC6525259 gene encoding uncharacterized protein LOC6525259; this encodes MQYLHILGFLLFLAASGSTFDRDNQFYGLRISKDHAGQLTLPEPRPDSVELLQYRVSTRQSFTPFERRVIRLLRKLGLLKSDAEKVLDALEKDKDLLRRLKKLLDEVDKEHETDDFLEDFFDVIFSKKL
- the LOC6525260 gene encoding protein FAM136A — translated: MIKSQWHGVFPSQNYSNANHKRLSYIFHIKLYTNNEMDNCDHSSSEEQRERVDNAILTAMEDLDRDYLRKLQIEMHTCATACCADADANAEAVERCVDRCQIRLTRARCFVQQGISDFENRLEKCIQQCRLHGSAYGSERCSSNCVDSHVGSLPEMLRAMRDTLEKGV